The following proteins come from a genomic window of Emys orbicularis isolate rEmyOrb1 chromosome 9, rEmyOrb1.hap1, whole genome shotgun sequence:
- the LOC135884053 gene encoding major facilitator superfamily domain-containing protein 8-like: MEYQRKKKLTNFTIGLLFLSGGIEYAVILPTIWAYLQTLHAEPYFLGLGISAFSLTGLLTGPLFGHWSDRSQRTKAIILFANVFEIVGNFMYFMGVSKWLLLGSRLVAGVGTGAGASIFGYLTRSTTSQERATVFAAVMACRQVGLLIGPACNLFLRLCNFRLGPFEVNKFTSPGLFMCLLWILLQFVVAAMYYDLQPGPHPQRAALAAQQEEEREPLVQHDAGQEEPAEHRSYGGTVQRVPAEPPVGDESRYVPNGHLAEEEGRVKEKSPFQNFSAMREYLREEVVVLLTAQFITLFNQTALETMVTPITQRYLSFGELENSIMYFLCGIEVICGFFLVRCLSRRLPDRVILVLGLVICNVACVWCLLFLARPQGSFPVLLSELVVGVFLQVLGLPFVAVSQVSLFSKVTAERTQGFSHGLRRSVGGIATILGPLWAGGLTENLYIMLGVMMGLLSLLMVMVGLSYSYLVEPPRSYVPGPSPEERHS, translated from the exons ATGGAGTATCAGAGGAAGAAGAAACTGACCAACTTCACCATTGGGCTCCTCTTCCTCTCGGGAGGGATTGAGTACG CGGTGATTCTGCCCACGATCTGGGCCTACCTGCAGACGCTCCATGCTGAGCCGTACTTCCTGGGCCTGGGCATCTCTGCCTTCAGCCTCACCGGCCTGCTCACGGGGCCCCTCTTCGGGCACTGGTCTGACCGGAGCCAGCGCACCAAAGCCATCATCCTCTTCGCCAACGTGTTCGAGATAGTGG GGAATTTCATGTACTTTATGGGCGTCTCCAAGTGGCTCCTCCTTGGCAGCCGGCTGGTGGCAG GTGTTGGGACGGGAGCGGGTGCCTCCATCTTTGGCTATCTCACCCGCTCCACCACCTCGCAGGAGCGCGCCACGGTGTTTGCTGCCGTGATGGCGTGCCGGCAGGTCGGGCTGCTGATCG GACCCGCCTGTAACCTCTTCCTGCGGCTCTGTAACTTCCGGCTGGGGCCCTTTGAGGTCAACAAGTTCACCTCCCCGGGG CTCTTCATGTGCCTGCTCTGGATCCTGCTCCAGTTTGTGGTGGCGGCGATGTACTACGACCTGCAGCCCGGGCCCCACCCGCAGCGAGCGGCGCTGGcagcgcagcaggaggaggagcgggAGCCCTTGGTGCAGCACgacgctggccaggaggagcccgCTGAGCACCGGAGCTATGGCGGCACCGTCCAGCGGGTGCCCGCCGAGCCCCCCGTGGGGGACGAGTCCCGCTACGTGCCCAACGGGCACCTGGCCGAGGAGGAGGGCAGAGTAAAGGAGAAGAGCCCGTTTCAGAACTTCAGCGCCATGCGAG AGTACCTGCGGGAGGAAGTGGTGGTTCTGCTCACTGCCCAGTTCATCACCCTCTTCAACCAAACAGCCCTGGAG ACCATGGTGACTCCCATCACCCAGCGCTACCTGAGCTTCGGGGAGCTCGAGAACAGCATCATGTACTTCCTGTGTGGCATCGAG gTGATCTGCGGCTTCTTCCTGGTGCGCTGCCTCAGCCGCCGCCTCCCCGACCGCGTGATCCTGGTGCTCGGGCTGGTCATCTGCAACGTGGCTTGTGTCTGGTGCCTGCTCTTCCTGGCAAGGCCCCAAG GGAGCTTTCCCGTCCTGCTGTCCGAGCTGGTGGTCGGCGTGttcctgcaggtgctggggctcccCTTCGTGGCTGTCTCCCAGGTCTCGCTCTTCTccaaggtcacagcagagagaacACAAG GTTTCAGCCACGGCCTGCGACGGTCAGTGGGGGGAATCGCCACCATTCTGGGGCCCCTGTGGGCTGGAGGCCTGACCGAAAACCTCTACATCATGCTGGGGGTGATGATGGGCCTGCTGAGCCTGCTGATG GTCATGGTTGGGCTCTCGTACTCTTACCTGGTGGAGCCGCCCAGGAGCTACGTGCCGGGACCGTCCCCGGAGGAGCGGCACTCGTga